From Gemmatimonas sp., one genomic window encodes:
- a CDS encoding dihydrolipoamide acetyltransferase family protein, with translation MATKVMMEALSPTMEEGRLVKWVKNVGDVVKNGDTLAEVETDKAIMELVARGDGILRARLIEEGATSPVGVTIGVIAAADEDISALAGGTPAVAPTEAPSEQPQAVPASAMPAPPVEAREHAHPPAGTAEHTPAPVPGGPVRSSPLARRIAAEKGLNLQAISGTGPGGRVIKRDIEQAAASVASAAAPVAAAPVAAAPRPSASVPPSATTTALQIDGAFKDVALTQMRKTIARRLGESIGPIPTFFLTSEIDMTNVGTLREQMVAAGDQFKVSVNDIVIKAVAIALTRHPEVNAHWMGDSIRYFSAAHVGMAVATDDGLIVPVIRDAHLKGLGTIGREARDLAKKARERKLTPADYSGGTFSVSNLGMFGIDQFTAIINPPEAAILAVGATETKPVWENGQFVPRQKMRVTMSCDHRIIDGAVGAKFLQTLRQLLEAPMMMLF, from the coding sequence ATGGCGACCAAAGTGATGATGGAGGCGCTCTCTCCCACCATGGAAGAGGGGCGTCTCGTGAAGTGGGTGAAGAACGTCGGCGACGTCGTGAAGAACGGCGATACCCTGGCCGAGGTGGAGACCGACAAGGCGATCATGGAGCTCGTCGCGCGTGGCGACGGCATCCTACGCGCGCGCCTCATCGAGGAGGGCGCCACGAGTCCGGTGGGGGTGACGATCGGGGTCATTGCCGCCGCCGACGAGGACATCTCGGCGCTGGCCGGCGGCACGCCGGCCGTCGCCCCCACGGAGGCGCCGTCGGAGCAGCCCCAGGCCGTGCCCGCCAGCGCTATGCCGGCGCCGCCGGTGGAAGCCAGGGAGCATGCGCATCCGCCCGCCGGCACGGCGGAGCACACCCCCGCACCCGTACCCGGCGGCCCCGTGCGCAGCTCGCCGCTGGCGCGACGCATTGCCGCCGAGAAGGGGCTCAATCTCCAGGCCATCAGCGGCACCGGCCCGGGCGGTCGCGTGATCAAGCGCGACATCGAACAGGCGGCCGCCTCCGTGGCCTCCGCGGCAGCTCCCGTCGCGGCAGCTCCCGTCGCGGCCGCTCCGCGCCCCAGCGCCTCCGTGCCTCCCAGCGCCACGACGACGGCTCTCCAGATCGACGGCGCGTTCAAGGATGTGGCGCTGACGCAGATGCGGAAGACCATTGCCCGCCGCCTCGGCGAGAGCATTGGCCCCATCCCCACGTTCTTCCTCACGTCGGAGATCGACATGACGAACGTGGGCACGCTGCGCGAGCAGATGGTGGCGGCGGGCGACCAGTTCAAGGTCTCGGTGAACGACATTGTCATCAAGGCGGTCGCCATCGCGCTCACGCGCCATCCGGAAGTCAACGCGCACTGGATGGGCGACAGCATCCGCTACTTCAGCGCGGCGCACGTGGGCATGGCGGTCGCGACCGACGACGGACTCATCGTGCCCGTCATCCGCGACGCGCACCTCAAGGGGCTCGGCACCATCGGCAGGGAAGCGCGCGATCTCGCCAAGAAGGCGCGCGAGCGCAAGCTCACCCCGGCCGACTACAGCGGTGGCACCTTCAGCGTGTCCAACCTGGGGATGTTCGGCATCGACCAGTTCACCGCCATCATCAACCCGCCCGAGGCCGCCATTCTCGCGGTGGGCGCCACCGAAACCAAACCGGTGTGGGAGAACGGCCAGTTCGTGCCGCGGCAGAAGATGCGCGTCACCATGAGCTGCGATCATCGCATCATCGACGGTGCCGTGGGGGCGAAGTTCCTGCAGACGCTGCGGCAGTTGCTGGAAGCGCCCATGATGATGCTGTTCTAG
- a CDS encoding glycosyltransferase family 2 protein: MLYLAIPAHNEVATIGVLLWRLRTVLAEFPREYEVVVYDDASTDDTAAVAEQYERAMPVSVLRGRSRLGYAGAVDALLRHVATLTRYPRRDAVLLLQGDFTDPPVVVPEFARRFEGGADLVVGERLTVADAPTAVKRLFKYGHWAMRPFVKVSGVADLTASMRLVRISALREAIRVAGSSPLVSGDSWTANADLLLRLAPHARRVESVPLEPTFGVRMRDTRRVAMADTISALKWAWASRGRRAVVGSSPAETGPDERRAPRQGGKRRDEPELSVERIREKVRERDGSSGIDGEAPEVRRGRRDRGERSERGDRTARAERPGRGDRGRERREAREPREAREPRERTRTARADRAAEGRSGAPREAETMRPSRKREEPRSPVTDPTRSLDDPFAAPVRREAPGANAPGETASLPVPAASSAARPPANDTPDETVSKEQVVLRNEEAVRPRAESRRAGVDEPGEIEGESDIESDGVGDSDSDSETDSETELGADGQPRRKRRRNRRSRRGRRRKNGEVGGAGEEEGEGEGEGSERTQTGDGAGQVNGVAPMTVNEPVRFSPGDHIDGEPVAPRRPRRPRRTPAPVDGDEATLEAAGGFDDGDDGDDGDDDVAGVESMSEGAPRPRRRGRRGRRGGARRSRGRKDGGDGKGSGPAGDDGAGDRAAGGND, encoded by the coding sequence GTGCTCTACCTCGCCATTCCTGCGCACAACGAAGTGGCCACCATTGGCGTGCTGCTCTGGCGGCTCCGCACGGTGCTCGCCGAGTTTCCGCGCGAGTACGAGGTGGTGGTATACGACGATGCCAGCACCGACGACACGGCCGCGGTGGCCGAGCAATACGAGCGCGCCATGCCCGTGTCGGTGCTGCGCGGGCGCAGTCGGCTGGGCTATGCGGGCGCGGTGGACGCCCTGCTGCGGCACGTGGCCACCCTGACGCGCTATCCGCGTCGGGATGCAGTGCTGTTGCTCCAGGGAGACTTCACGGATCCGCCGGTCGTCGTGCCGGAATTCGCCCGCCGCTTCGAAGGGGGCGCGGATCTCGTGGTGGGTGAACGCCTCACGGTGGCCGACGCCCCCACCGCCGTGAAGCGACTCTTCAAGTACGGCCACTGGGCCATGCGTCCCTTCGTGAAGGTCAGCGGCGTGGCCGACCTCACGGCATCGATGCGGCTGGTCCGCATTTCGGCGCTGCGCGAGGCCATTCGCGTGGCGGGCTCGTCACCGCTCGTGAGCGGCGACAGCTGGACGGCCAACGCCGACCTGCTGCTGCGTCTCGCGCCGCATGCGCGGCGGGTGGAGTCGGTCCCCCTGGAGCCCACCTTCGGCGTGCGCATGCGCGACACGCGCCGCGTGGCCATGGCCGACACCATCAGCGCGCTCAAGTGGGCGTGGGCCTCGCGCGGCCGTCGCGCCGTCGTGGGCTCCTCACCGGCCGAGACCGGTCCCGACGAGCGGCGCGCTCCCCGGCAGGGGGGCAAACGCCGCGACGAGCCGGAACTCTCCGTGGAGCGCATCCGGGAAAAGGTGCGCGAGCGGGACGGGTCGAGCGGCATCGACGGGGAAGCGCCGGAGGTGCGCCGTGGCCGTCGTGATCGCGGCGAGCGTTCCGAGCGGGGTGACCGTACGGCGCGGGCGGAGCGGCCTGGGCGTGGCGACCGTGGCCGTGAGCGGCGTGAAGCCCGCGAGCCCCGTGAAGCCCGCGAACCGCGTGAGCGTACCCGCACGGCGCGTGCGGACCGTGCGGCCGAGGGGCGATCGGGCGCGCCGAGGGAGGCGGAGACAATGCGACCGTCCCGCAAGCGCGAGGAGCCGAGGTCGCCGGTCACCGATCCCACGCGATCGCTCGACGATCCCTTCGCCGCGCCGGTCCGGCGCGAGGCGCCGGGGGCGAATGCCCCGGGCGAGACGGCGTCGCTGCCGGTGCCCGCCGCCAGCAGCGCCGCTCGCCCGCCGGCAAACGACACGCCCGACGAGACGGTCAGCAAGGAGCAGGTCGTGCTCCGGAACGAGGAGGCCGTGCGTCCACGCGCCGAGTCGCGGCGGGCCGGCGTTGACGAGCCGGGCGAAATCGAAGGTGAGAGCGATATCGAGAGCGACGGCGTCGGCGACAGCGACAGCGACAGCGAGACCGACAGCGAGACCGAGCTTGGCGCCGATGGCCAGCCGCGGCGCAAGCGGCGCCGGAACCGCCGCTCGCGGCGGGGGCGTCGTCGCAAGAACGGCGAGGTCGGCGGCGCAGGTGAGGAGGAGGGGGAGGGGGAGGGGGAGGGGAGCGAGCGTACACAAACGGGCGACGGAGCCGGGCAGGTGAACGGCGTCGCCCCGATGACGGTGAACGAACCCGTGCGCTTCTCCCCGGGTGACCACATCGACGGGGAGCCGGTTGCCCCGCGGCGCCCGCGGCGCCCGCGCCGAACGCCCGCGCCGGTGGACGGCGACGAGGCGACCCTCGAGGCGGCCGGTGGGTTTGATGACGGCGATGACGGGGACGACGGCGATGACGACGTCGCCGGCGTGGAAAGCATGTCGGAAGGGGCCCCGCGTCCTCGGCGGCGGGGACGCCGCGGGCGCCGCGGTGGAGCCCGACGGTCGCGCGGCCGCAAGGATGGTGGCGACGGCAAGGGCAGCGGCCCCGCCGGCGACGACGGCGCCGGCGATCGCGCCGCCGGCGGGAACGACTGA
- a CDS encoding pyruvate dehydrogenase complex E1 component subunit beta, whose amino-acid sequence MKSRRPRWPRWTTRSGRSSRTASTSRKRARSCRSRRSWKTSSSKPRAETATTMPVITYRDALNQALREEMHRDDRVFLMGEEVAVYQGAYKVSKGLLQEFGEMRVVDTPITELGFAGVGVGAAMCGLRPIIEFMTWNFALLAIDQVVNVAAKMLYMSGGQFPMPLVFRGPNGAALQLAAQHSQAFESWLAHIPGLKVVAPGTPYDAKGLLKAAIRDDNPVCFLEGEMLYNTKGEVPDEEYVIPLGKADLKREGEHCTLITHGKMVLVAMQAADLLAKEGIRCDVVDLRTIRPMDVDAIAESVRKTNRAVVVEEGWELCGVGAQVVDYVQRYCFDHLDAPVLRVHQADAPMPYTKSLEKAAKPDVPKTIAAVKQVLYLD is encoded by the coding sequence GTGAAATCACGGCGGCCGAGGTGGCCGCGATGGACGACGAGATCAGGAAGATCGTCCAGGACAGCATCGACTTCGCGGAAGCGAGCCCGGAGTTGCCGCTCGAGGCGCTCATGGAAGACATCCTCGTCGAAACCACGAGCTGAGACCGCCACGACCATGCCAGTAATCACGTATCGCGACGCCCTCAACCAGGCGTTGCGCGAAGAGATGCACCGCGACGACCGCGTCTTCCTCATGGGCGAGGAAGTCGCCGTGTACCAGGGTGCCTACAAGGTGTCCAAGGGGCTGCTGCAGGAGTTCGGCGAAATGCGCGTGGTGGACACCCCCATCACCGAGCTCGGCTTCGCCGGGGTGGGCGTGGGCGCCGCCATGTGCGGCCTGCGTCCCATCATCGAGTTCATGACGTGGAACTTCGCACTGCTCGCCATTGATCAGGTGGTGAACGTGGCGGCCAAGATGCTCTACATGTCGGGCGGCCAGTTCCCCATGCCCCTGGTGTTCCGCGGGCCCAACGGCGCCGCGCTGCAGCTGGCGGCGCAGCACTCGCAGGCGTTCGAGTCCTGGCTGGCGCACATCCCCGGCCTCAAGGTGGTCGCGCCTGGCACGCCTTACGACGCGAAGGGGCTGCTCAAGGCGGCCATCCGCGACGACAACCCGGTGTGCTTCCTCGAAGGCGAGATGCTGTACAACACGAAGGGCGAGGTGCCCGACGAGGAGTACGTGATCCCGCTGGGCAAGGCCGACCTCAAGCGCGAGGGCGAGCACTGCACGCTCATCACGCACGGCAAGATGGTGCTCGTGGCCATGCAGGCCGCCGACCTGCTGGCCAAGGAAGGGATCCGCTGTGATGTGGTGGATCTCCGCACCATTCGCCCCATGGACGTGGATGCCATTGCCGAATCGGTGCGCAAGACGAACCGCGCCGTGGTGGTCGAGGAAGGATGGGAGCTGTGCGGCGTGGGCGCGCAGGTGGTCGACTATGTGCAGCGGTACTGCTTCGATCATCTCGACGCGCCGGTGCTGCGCGTGCATCAGGCCGACGCGCCCATGCCGTACACCAAGAGCCTCGAAAAGGCCGCCAAGCCCGACGTCCCCAAGACGATCGCGGCGGTGAAACAGGTTCTCTACCTCGACTGA
- a CDS encoding type II toxin-antitoxin system PemK/MazF family toxin produces MVAPTPCRGEVYLVNLDPTVGREIRKSRPCVIVSPNELNAHLATYIVAPLTTGAHPYPFRVACRFGGKDGHVVLDQLRTIDRVRLSRKLGALTSATQQKMLAVLQEMFAA; encoded by the coding sequence GTGGTAGCCCCCACACCATGCCGCGGCGAGGTGTATCTCGTGAATCTCGACCCCACCGTCGGGCGTGAGATCCGCAAGTCGCGTCCCTGTGTCATCGTTTCGCCGAATGAGCTGAATGCGCATTTGGCCACGTACATCGTGGCACCCCTCACGACAGGCGCCCATCCGTATCCGTTCCGCGTCGCGTGCCGGTTCGGCGGGAAGGATGGTCACGTGGTCCTCGATCAACTCCGCACGATCGATCGGGTTCGCTTGTCGCGCAAACTGGGTGCGCTCACGTCGGCAACCCAGCAGAAAATGCTGGCGGTATTGCAGGAGATGTTCGCCGCGTAG
- the lpdA gene encoding dihydrolipoyl dehydrogenase codes for MASFDVIVLGGGPAGYVCAIRCAQLGLQVAVIEREALGGTCVLWGCIPAKALLESAGLAQKLGKAAEHGITLDGVTLDFGPAMKRSRSVSAQNSKGVEFLLKKNKVQHIRGEGVIEKGKKVTVTLADGKKETHEAKKAVVIATGSRVKGLPQIGLELDKHVVLSSDDVLVAEKAPATMAVVGAGAVGCEFADVFASFGTKVSLIEVAANILPIEDADCSAELAKAFKKRKIDVLTGAKISNVKVTKSGATLTVDAGGQTQTLEVEKVLVAAGRAPNVEKIGLEAVGIAKSERGFVKINEKFETSVPGYYAIGDVAGNQMLAHKGSREGHVLADLLGGQHPHLVNYQNIPSCTYCHPEVASIGLTEAACKEQKREYTVGKFPFSANGRARTSGETDGFVKIIRDAKYGEILGAHIVGAHATEMIHELVVARENEFTVEEIDLAVHAHPTLSEAIGEAVLDSMGKMLHA; via the coding sequence ATGGCTTCGTTCGACGTCATCGTCCTCGGCGGCGGCCCCGCCGGCTACGTGTGTGCCATTCGCTGCGCCCAGCTGGGGCTGCAGGTCGCCGTCATCGAGCGCGAAGCGCTGGGCGGCACCTGTGTGCTCTGGGGGTGCATCCCCGCCAAGGCGCTGCTCGAAAGCGCCGGCCTCGCGCAGAAGCTCGGCAAGGCCGCCGAGCACGGCATCACCCTCGACGGGGTGACGCTGGACTTCGGCCCCGCCATGAAGCGCTCGCGCTCCGTGAGTGCGCAGAACTCCAAGGGCGTGGAGTTCCTGCTCAAGAAGAACAAGGTGCAGCACATCCGTGGCGAGGGCGTGATCGAGAAGGGCAAGAAGGTCACGGTCACTCTGGCCGACGGCAAGAAGGAAACGCACGAGGCGAAGAAGGCGGTGGTCATTGCCACCGGTTCGCGCGTGAAGGGGCTGCCGCAGATCGGTCTCGAACTGGACAAGCACGTCGTGCTGTCGAGCGACGACGTACTGGTGGCAGAAAAGGCCCCGGCCACCATGGCCGTGGTGGGCGCCGGCGCCGTGGGGTGCGAGTTTGCCGACGTGTTTGCCAGCTTCGGCACCAAGGTGTCGCTCATCGAGGTGGCGGCCAACATCCTCCCCATCGAAGACGCCGACTGCAGCGCCGAACTCGCCAAGGCCTTCAAGAAGCGCAAGATCGACGTGCTCACCGGCGCGAAGATCTCCAACGTGAAGGTCACCAAGAGCGGCGCCACGCTTACCGTGGACGCCGGTGGGCAGACGCAGACGCTCGAGGTGGAGAAGGTGCTCGTGGCCGCCGGCCGGGCGCCCAACGTGGAGAAGATCGGCCTCGAAGCGGTGGGCATTGCCAAGAGCGAGCGCGGCTTCGTGAAGATCAACGAGAAGTTCGAGACCAGCGTGCCCGGGTACTATGCCATTGGCGACGTGGCCGGCAACCAGATGCTCGCCCACAAGGGCTCGCGCGAGGGGCATGTGCTGGCCGACCTGCTGGGTGGGCAGCACCCGCACCTGGTGAACTACCAGAACATCCCCAGCTGCACCTACTGCCACCCGGAAGTAGCCAGCATCGGCCTCACCGAAGCGGCGTGCAAGGAGCAGAAGCGCGAGTACACGGTGGGCAAGTTCCCCTTCAGCGCGAACGGCCGCGCGCGCACCAGCGGCGAGACCGACGGCTTCGTGAAGATCATTCGCGATGCCAAGTACGGCGAAATCCTCGGCGCACACATCGTGGGCGCCCACGCCACCGAAATGATTCACGAACTGGTGGTGGCGCGCGAGAACGAGTTCACGGTGGAGGAAATCGATCTCGCCGTGCACGCGCACCCCACGCTGTCGGAGGCCATTGGTGAGGCCGTCCTCGATTCCATGGGGAAGATGCTGCACGCGTAA
- a CDS encoding AbrB/MazE/SpoVT family DNA-binding domain-containing protein — MRMKSRLVQIGNSRGVRLSKAMLEHAALADDVEIVAEPGTITIRSATPPRAGWAEAAARGPQEAVLDGVSAVDFDDTEWMW, encoded by the coding sequence ATGCGCATGAAATCCCGCCTCGTCCAAATCGGCAATTCCCGTGGAGTCCGCCTGAGCAAAGCGATGCTGGAGCACGCGGCGCTGGCGGATGATGTGGAGATCGTGGCCGAACCGGGGACCATCACCATCAGGTCGGCGACCCCCCCAAGAGCAGGATGGGCTGAAGCAGCCGCACGTGGTCCCCAGGAGGCGGTGTTGGACGGCGTCTCCGCGGTGGACTTCGACGACACGGAGTGGATGTGGTAG
- the lipB gene encoding lipoyl(octanoyl) transferase LipB, whose amino-acid sequence MLLYTLPLGLTPYDTAWALQKRAAAARISGALPEDLLLLVQHPPVVTLGRSTKPGHLLAPAAYLESHGIQVREVERGGDVTIHEPGQLVAYPIIDLKRHRKDLHWYLRQVEEVIIGALAPHGLSCHRVEGLTGVWHTRADGSRVKLASIGVHARDWVTWHGVALNVENDLATFGHTVPCGIDGVVMSTVARECVAAGVRTPSLAAVERDVAHSTARVFGLEAVPFPSAYQSVLDG is encoded by the coding sequence GTGCTCCTCTACACCCTCCCCCTCGGCCTCACCCCGTACGACACCGCATGGGCGCTGCAGAAGCGCGCGGCGGCGGCGCGCATCAGTGGCGCGCTGCCGGAGGACCTGCTGCTGCTCGTGCAGCACCCGCCGGTGGTCACCCTGGGGCGGAGCACCAAGCCCGGCCATCTCCTGGCGCCGGCGGCGTACCTGGAAAGCCACGGCATCCAGGTGCGTGAGGTCGAGCGCGGGGGGGATGTCACCATCCACGAGCCCGGACAGCTCGTGGCCTACCCCATCATCGACCTCAAGCGCCACCGCAAGGACCTGCACTGGTACCTGCGACAGGTGGAGGAGGTGATCATTGGCGCCCTCGCGCCGCACGGCCTGTCCTGCCACCGTGTGGAGGGGCTGACCGGCGTGTGGCATACCCGCGCCGACGGCAGCCGCGTGAAGCTCGCCAGCATTGGGGTGCACGCCCGCGACTGGGTCACGTGGCACGGCGTGGCGCTCAACGTGGAGAACGACCTCGCCACCTTTGGCCACACCGTGCCCTGCGGCATCGATGGCGTGGTCATGAGTACCGTGGCGCGCGAGTGCGTCGCCGCCGGCGTGCGTACCCCGTCGCTCGCCGCCGTGGAACGTGATGTGGCGCACAGTACCGCGCGCGTCTTCGGCCTCGAGGCCGTGCCGTTTCCCTCCGCATATCAGTCCGTGCTCGACGGGTAA
- the lipA gene encoding lipoyl synthase, translating into MAEQLVQIMGRHRRDPLPERKPQWLKVKAPGGENYIRLKHMMKELKLHSVCEEAHCPNIGECWQHGTATFMILGSVCTRNCAYCAVAHGKPPEYDIEEPHRVGEAIARLGLRHAVITSVDRDDLPDFGAYIFAETIRQIHQRLPDCSVEVLVPDFQGNVDAIRTVLEARPEIYNHNTETVPRLFKKARPGGRYERVLEIFRTAKRLAPDIPTKTGIILGLGETNEEVVEVMKDLRAVDVDILTLGQYLRPSDGHIELDRYVTPQEFRDLYEVGMRLGFKHVESGPLVRSSYHAWEQVQAASLA; encoded by the coding sequence ATGGCTGAGCAGCTGGTACAGATCATGGGGCGCCACCGCCGCGATCCGCTCCCCGAGCGGAAGCCGCAGTGGCTCAAGGTCAAGGCGCCGGGCGGAGAGAACTACATCCGCCTCAAGCACATGATGAAGGAGCTCAAGCTCCATTCCGTGTGCGAGGAGGCGCATTGCCCCAACATCGGCGAGTGCTGGCAGCACGGCACGGCCACCTTCATGATTCTGGGCAGCGTCTGCACCCGCAACTGCGCGTACTGCGCCGTGGCGCACGGCAAGCCGCCCGAGTACGACATCGAGGAGCCGCACCGGGTCGGGGAGGCGATTGCCCGCCTGGGGCTGCGCCACGCCGTCATCACCTCGGTGGATCGCGACGACCTCCCCGACTTCGGCGCCTACATCTTCGCCGAAACCATTCGGCAGATCCACCAGCGCCTCCCGGACTGCTCCGTGGAGGTGCTCGTGCCGGACTTCCAGGGGAACGTGGACGCCATCCGCACCGTCCTCGAGGCACGGCCGGAGATCTACAATCACAACACCGAAACGGTGCCGCGCCTCTTCAAGAAGGCGCGCCCCGGGGGGCGCTACGAGCGGGTGCTCGAGATCTTCCGCACCGCCAAGCGCCTGGCCCCCGACATCCCCACCAAGACCGGCATCATCCTCGGCCTCGGTGAGACCAACGAGGAAGTGGTCGAGGTCATGAAGGATCTGCGGGCGGTGGACGTGGACATCCTCACCCTCGGCCAGTACCTGCGCCCCTCCGACGGGCACATCGAACTCGACCGGTACGTCACGCCGCAGGAGTTCCGCGACCTGTACGAGGTGGGCATGCGCCTCGGCTTCAAGCATGTCGAGAGCGGTCCGCTGGTGCGGTCCAGCTATCACGCCTGGGAGCAAGTCCAGGCGGCGTCACTCGCCTGA